One segment of Primulina tabacum isolate GXHZ01 chromosome 14, ASM2559414v2, whole genome shotgun sequence DNA contains the following:
- the LOC142524262 gene encoding uncharacterized protein LOC142524262 produces the protein MSSLWSSSLRLIVSQWRPNRANRRYWILPHSRRLSTFISSHVSSSHDDNSSSPEKAHLGYDPSEELFGLSSDLLSRKVTSVTSKPRSWFGPNGQYIRELPCPICRGRGYTPCTECGVERSRSDCLKCNGKGIVTCHQCLGDCVIWEEYIDEKPWEKARLISPLKVKEDDEVDNLDIKLDVRRKTKRVYLPTPPEVSLKISKTLKSLNAKTGIFSNRMKLIHGDPMLRAQRAASIKKTKGTGAARKRASESMKNYFRDPENRHKRSIAMKGVKFYCHNCGSEGHRRNYCPQATVKVALRQFRCRLCGEKGHNRRTCRRSKTSDQQILAQKIHHCKICGQSGHNRRTCPHLTEVESTVTVNEDSSSLKGLVHAISLEKKGTT, from the exons ATGTCTTCTTTATGGTCCTCATCGCTCCGGCTTATAGTCTCTCAATGGAGGCCAAACCGCGCAAATCGCCGCTACTGGATTTTGCCACATTCCAGGAGACTCTCGACTTTTATTTCTTCCCATGTTTCATCCAGCCATGATGATAATTCTTCTTCCCCTGAAAAAGCACAC TTGGGCTATGATCCTTCCGAAGAATTGTTTGGATTGTCTTCTGATTTGCTATCAAG GAAGGTTACTTCTGTTACATCCAAACCAAGGTCATGGTTTGGTCCAAATGGACAATATATTCGAGAATTACCTTGCCCGATTTGCCGGGGAAGAGGTTATACTCCATGTACCGAATGTGGAGTAGAAAGGTCACGATCAGATTGTTTGAAATGTAATGGGAag GGTATAGTCACTTGCCATCAGTGCCTTGGTGATTGTGTTATCTGGGAAGAGTACATTGATGAAAAACCTTGGGAGAAAGCCCGCTTAAT TTCTCCGCTAAAAGTTAAGGAAGACGATGAAGTTGACAACTTGGATATAAAGCTAGATGTAAGAAGGAAAACAAAGAGAGTTTATCTCCCGACTCCTCCCGAAGTCAGTTTGAAGATCAGTAAAACCTTAAAA AGCCTAAACGCGAAAACTGGTATATTTAGTAACAGGATGAAGCTAATTCACGGTGATCCTATGCTACGTGCCCAACGAGCGGCGTCTATCAAG AAAACCAAGGGGACTGGTGCTGCAAGAAAGCGAGCTTCTGAATCTATGAAAAACTACTTTCGTGATCCAGAGAATCGGCACAAGAGAAGCATTGCAATGAAAG GGGTAAAATTTTACTGCCATAATTGTGGATCTGAGGGTCACAGGAGAAACTATTGTCCGCAGGCTACGGTCAAAGTTGCACTTAGACAGTTCAGATGCCGTTTGTGTGGCGAGAAGGGACATAACAGAAGAACGTGTCGAAGATCTAAAACAAGTGACCAACAAATCCTAGCACAAAAGATTCACCATTGCAAGATTTGTGGTCAAAGTGGTCATAACAGGAGAACTTGCCCACATCTGACTGAAGTAGAATCGACTGTTACTGTGAATGAAGATTCTTCCTCTCTAAAAGGGCTAGTACATGCTATCTCTTTGGAGAAAAAGGGCACAACATAA